A genomic stretch from Georgenia muralis includes:
- a CDS encoding LacI family DNA-binding transcriptional regulator yields the protein MRDVARRAGVSHQTVSRVINNPDQVSPATRARVVRAIEELGYKRNSAARALSVNRSGTIGVIDSGSRVFGQEVMLVSVEGAARDAGYATSVALVRSQDDEGVREAFEHLVELHVEGIVVMGNTVALAEAAAHVATRIPLAMVSSSEVHAPQIIRVAPATAEAGRVATRHLVEQGFRRIAHIAGPEGWLDAHAREAGWRTELAAHGLADGPVYRGDWMPEAGYRAGRTIASSGRFDAVFAANDHMALGALFAFSEAGLRVPDDIAIIGFDDIVGTAFFQPPLSTIRQNFDLIGRHCIDQLLAAINGEEAHDVVVPTELIVRASSLHTGVSGGG from the coding sequence ATGCGCGACGTCGCCCGGCGCGCGGGCGTGTCCCATCAGACCGTCTCGCGAGTCATCAACAACCCCGACCAAGTCAGCCCCGCGACGCGCGCCCGGGTCGTGAGAGCCATCGAGGAGCTCGGCTACAAACGCAACTCGGCCGCCCGCGCCCTGTCAGTGAACCGGTCGGGAACGATTGGTGTCATCGACTCCGGCTCACGAGTCTTCGGCCAGGAAGTCATGCTCGTCAGTGTCGAGGGCGCCGCCCGGGACGCCGGTTACGCCACCAGCGTCGCTCTGGTGCGCAGCCAGGACGACGAAGGTGTCCGGGAGGCTTTTGAACACCTCGTCGAGCTCCACGTCGAGGGCATCGTCGTGATGGGAAACACGGTGGCTCTCGCCGAGGCGGCTGCTCACGTCGCTACCCGTATACCCCTGGCGATGGTGTCGTCGAGCGAGGTTCACGCTCCCCAGATCATCCGCGTCGCTCCGGCCACCGCCGAAGCCGGACGCGTCGCCACAAGGCACCTCGTCGAGCAGGGTTTCCGCCGCATCGCCCACATCGCCGGCCCGGAGGGCTGGCTCGACGCCCACGCCCGTGAAGCAGGATGGCGCACCGAACTGGCGGCACACGGGCTCGCGGACGGCCCTGTGTACAGGGGCGACTGGATGCCCGAGGCGGGATACCGGGCGGGACGGACCATCGCGTCCTCCGGTCGCTTCGACGCAGTCTTCGCAGCCAACGACCACATGGCACTCGGAGCACTGTTTGCCTTTTCCGAGGCGGGCCTGCGCGTTCCGGACGACATTGCGATCATCGGATTCGACGACATTGTCGGCACGGCATTCTTCCAACCCCCGTTGAGCACGATCCGACAGAATTTCGACCTCATCGGCAGACACTGCATCGACCAGCTTCTCGCCGCCATCAACGGCGAGGAGGCTCACGATGTGGTCGTACCCACCGAACTCATCGTCCGTGCGAGCTCGCTCCATACCGGCGTGTCGGGAGGCGGCTAG
- a CDS encoding L-ribulose-5-phosphate 4-epimerase: MIRPDDLAEDVRAAVAATRERVAALHAELPRNELVVWTAGNVSERVAGADLFVIKPSGVSYDELAPEVMVVCDLDGTKIDDGTDERLQPSSDTAAHAYVYRHMPEVGGVVHTHSTYATAWAARREPVPCVLTMMADEFGGEIPVGPFALIGDDSIGRGIVETLSGSRSPAVLMANHGPFTIGKDARAAVKAAVMVEEVARTVHISRQLGEPTRIPQSDIDSLYERYQNVYGQH, translated from the coding sequence GTGATCCGCCCCGACGACCTCGCCGAGGACGTGCGCGCGGCGGTGGCGGCGACCCGTGAGCGGGTGGCCGCGCTGCACGCGGAGCTGCCCCGCAACGAGCTCGTGGTGTGGACCGCGGGGAACGTCTCGGAGCGGGTCGCGGGCGCCGACCTGTTCGTCATCAAGCCCTCGGGGGTCTCCTACGACGAGCTCGCCCCGGAGGTCATGGTCGTGTGCGACCTGGACGGGACCAAGATCGACGACGGCACCGACGAGCGGCTCCAGCCCTCCTCGGACACCGCCGCCCACGCCTACGTCTACCGACACATGCCCGAGGTCGGCGGGGTGGTGCACACCCACTCCACCTACGCCACGGCGTGGGCGGCGCGGCGCGAGCCGGTCCCGTGCGTGCTGACGATGATGGCGGACGAGTTCGGCGGGGAGATCCCCGTGGGGCCGTTCGCGCTCATCGGGGACGACTCCATCGGCCGCGGCATCGTCGAGACCCTGTCGGGCTCGCGGTCCCCGGCGGTCCTCATGGCCAACCACGGCCCGTTCACCATCGGCAAGGACGCCCGCGCGGCGGTCAAGGCCGCAGTGATGGTCGAGGAGGTCGCCCGCACGGTCCACATCTCCCGCCAGCTGGGCGAGCCCACCCGCATCCCCCAGAGCGACATCGACTCCCTGTACGAGCGGTACCAGAACGTCTACGGCCAGCACTGA
- a CDS encoding LacI family DNA-binding transcriptional regulator, with the protein MSPRTRRATQADVARLAGVSQTTVSMVLTGTGTAQRRVSDEVRERVLRAIEVTGYAANPFAQRLAGGRTSIIGVYTYESVFPHSAGDFYHPFLEGVENEAERAGVDLLMFTSLSGAEGRRLQASGGLGRLHVADGCVLLGRHSHTEDLAELLKQDFPFSFVGRREAPGGKVPYAGAAYDLATQQVVENLLVLGHRRIVLISEYTDHESIEDRARGYRRAMARAGLQPVTFDEPDLGSGELLDALRHAGVTAALASSDLAAPLRRAALARGLDVPGDLSIARLGDPEHPDTEDVDWSGFLIPRQEMGAEALRVVLRQLTPIEGDEDLQVLIPCAVVPGTTVARHHSPAGRPAPSGKA; encoded by the coding sequence ATGAGTCCGAGGACCCGGCGGGCCACTCAGGCCGACGTCGCCCGCCTCGCGGGCGTGAGCCAGACAACCGTCTCCATGGTGCTCACCGGCACCGGGACGGCGCAGCGCCGCGTCAGCGACGAGGTGCGCGAGCGGGTCCTGCGCGCCATCGAGGTCACCGGCTACGCGGCCAACCCCTTCGCCCAGCGTCTGGCCGGCGGCCGCACGAGCATCATCGGGGTCTACACCTACGAGTCGGTCTTCCCCCACTCGGCCGGCGACTTCTACCACCCCTTCCTCGAGGGCGTGGAGAACGAGGCCGAGCGCGCCGGCGTCGACCTGCTCATGTTCACCTCCCTCTCCGGCGCCGAAGGCCGCCGCCTCCAGGCCTCCGGCGGCCTGGGCCGCCTGCACGTGGCCGACGGGTGCGTCCTCCTCGGCCGGCACAGCCACACCGAGGACCTCGCCGAGCTGCTCAAGCAGGACTTCCCCTTCTCCTTCGTCGGGCGCCGCGAGGCCCCGGGCGGCAAGGTGCCCTACGCCGGCGCCGCCTACGACCTCGCCACCCAGCAGGTGGTGGAGAACCTCCTGGTCCTGGGCCACCGCCGGATCGTCCTCATCAGCGAGTACACCGACCACGAGTCCATCGAGGACCGCGCCCGCGGCTACCGCCGGGCGATGGCCCGCGCCGGCCTGCAGCCCGTCACCTTCGACGAGCCGGACCTCGGCTCCGGCGAGCTCCTCGACGCCCTGCGCCACGCCGGCGTCACGGCCGCCCTGGCCTCGTCCGACCTCGCCGCGCCCCTGCGCCGCGCCGCCCTGGCCCGCGGCCTCGACGTCCCCGGCGACCTCTCCATCGCCCGCCTGGGCGACCCGGAGCACCCCGACACCGAGGACGTCGACTGGTCCGGCTTCCTCATCCCCCGCCAGGAGATGGGCGCCGAGGCGCTGCGCGTCGTCCTGCGCCAGCTCACCCCCATCGAGGGGGACGAGGACCTCCAGGTCCTCATCCCGTGCGCGGTCGTCCCCGGGACGACCGTCGCGCGGCACCACTCCCCGGCCGGCCGGCCGGCTCCCAGCGGAAAGGCATGA
- a CDS encoding ROK family protein, giving the protein MERTVVGIDLGGTKTAGALVAADGTLGEVLEVRTPAAGGPVAVLDAVAGLVLELTRAGVGTTDRLGRADAVPTGGRLAVGIGTAGVVDVGRGRIVSATDVLPGWTGTAVADGVRARLAPEMGEVGVHVQNDVDAHASGEAWVGAAAGLGSVLVVAVGTGVGGSVVLGGSPLRGAHHVAGEIGHLPVPGAEGLRCTCGRLGHLEAIGAGPGLYRRYLALGGDVASPDARDVVARAAAGDEVAVRAVRDSATAVGRGTAGIVTVLDPDAVLVTGGLAGSGELWWDTMEAALRAELIDPLAGIPLLRAALGNEAAIVGAARGAWDLLAERGREHEGVTA; this is encoded by the coding sequence GTGGAGCGAACGGTGGTCGGGATCGACCTCGGCGGCACGAAGACCGCCGGGGCGCTCGTCGCGGCCGACGGGACGCTGGGTGAGGTGCTCGAGGTGCGCACCCCTGCCGCGGGCGGGCCGGTTGCCGTGCTCGACGCCGTCGCCGGGCTCGTCCTCGAGCTGACCCGGGCGGGCGTCGGGACCACGGACCGGCTGGGCCGTGCGGACGCAGTGCCGACCGGCGGCCGCCTCGCGGTGGGCATTGGGACGGCCGGCGTCGTCGATGTCGGCCGTGGCCGGATCGTCTCCGCCACCGATGTCCTGCCCGGCTGGACCGGCACCGCCGTCGCCGACGGCGTGCGTGCGCGGCTCGCGCCCGAGATGGGTGAGGTCGGCGTCCACGTGCAGAACGACGTCGACGCCCACGCGAGCGGGGAGGCCTGGGTCGGCGCGGCCGCCGGGCTCGGCAGCGTCCTGGTCGTTGCGGTCGGGACCGGCGTCGGCGGCTCGGTGGTGCTCGGTGGGTCACCGCTGCGCGGCGCCCATCACGTGGCCGGCGAGATCGGGCACCTGCCGGTTCCCGGTGCGGAGGGTCTGCGGTGCACCTGCGGACGGCTCGGGCACCTCGAGGCCATCGGCGCCGGCCCGGGTCTGTACCGCCGGTACCTGGCCCTCGGGGGCGACGTGGCGAGTCCGGACGCCCGCGACGTCGTGGCCCGGGCCGCCGCGGGTGACGAGGTCGCGGTCCGCGCGGTGCGCGACTCCGCCACCGCCGTCGGCCGGGGCACCGCGGGGATCGTCACGGTGCTCGACCCGGACGCCGTGCTGGTGACCGGCGGGCTGGCCGGCTCGGGCGAGCTGTGGTGGGACACGATGGAGGCCGCGCTGCGGGCCGAGCTCATCGACCCGCTCGCCGGCATCCCGCTCCTGCGGGCCGCGCTCGGCAACGAGGCGGCCATCGTCGGCGCCGCCCGCGGCGCCTGGGACCTCCTGGCGGAACGCGGACGAGAACACGAAGGGGTGACGGCATGA
- a CDS encoding transposase produces the protein MQGRSRDQRDLFDAESMAGNLLERGSVFAFLAEQRLTLFPEEMFADLFRSSRGRPSVPADVVAAVLVLQALHGLSDREATEAVAFDLRWKAACGLGVQAPAFHPTTLTYWRRRLAASERPNRIFEAVNAVVMETGVLRGKNRRALDSTVLEDAVATQDTVTQLIAAIRRVAREVTGGKELVAAHCTRHDYSSPGKPRIAWDDPGARDELVSALVSDALALLAHLNVGSLEEDEAQVVALLAVVAGQDVEPAEGSDGTDGRWRIARKVAYDRVISTVDPATRHAHKTVAQRRNGFKAHVVVEPTTGLFTATKLTKAAGPQSADGSVGTDLLAADTTLSPESAEPAEDAAQAEDAPQAMAGPQAPARQIPVEVLADSAYGTGEALAALEAAGHTAIIKPWPLRPAVPGGFTLEDFTVDEAAGTVTCPNGLTRTISPKRKVTFGAGCRGCPLRDRCTTSARGRKLDLHPHDGLQRAHRARAQQPGFQDTYRTLRPMVERSIAWLTRGNRKVRYRGIAKNDHWLHHRAAAINLKRLLTLGLQRTGGTWVMATA, from the coding sequence ATGCAGGGTCGATCGCGAGATCAGCGGGATCTGTTCGACGCGGAGTCGATGGCCGGGAACTTGCTCGAGCGGGGCAGTGTGTTCGCGTTCTTGGCCGAGCAGCGGTTGACGTTGTTCCCGGAGGAGATGTTCGCGGACTTGTTCCGCTCCTCGCGGGGACGTCCGTCGGTGCCGGCGGACGTGGTCGCCGCCGTCTTGGTGCTCCAGGCCTTGCATGGCCTGTCCGACCGGGAGGCCACCGAGGCCGTGGCGTTTGATCTGCGGTGGAAGGCGGCCTGCGGCCTGGGCGTCCAGGCGCCGGCGTTCCACCCGACGACGTTGACGTACTGGCGCCGCCGCCTCGCGGCGTCGGAGCGGCCGAACCGGATCTTCGAGGCCGTCAACGCGGTGGTGATGGAGACCGGGGTGCTGCGCGGGAAGAACCGGCGGGCGCTGGACTCCACGGTGCTCGAGGACGCGGTCGCCACCCAGGACACCGTGACCCAGCTGATCGCCGCGATCCGCCGGGTCGCCCGGGAGGTCACCGGCGGCAAGGAGCTGGTCGCCGCGCACTGCACCCGCCACGACTACTCCTCGCCGGGTAAGCCGCGGATCGCCTGGGACGATCCCGGCGCGCGGGACGAGCTCGTCTCGGCCCTGGTGAGCGACGCGCTGGCGTTGCTGGCTCACCTGAACGTCGGGTCCCTGGAGGAGGACGAGGCCCAGGTGGTGGCCTTGTTGGCGGTGGTCGCCGGGCAGGACGTCGAGCCGGCTGAGGGCTCCGACGGTACGGACGGGCGCTGGCGCATCGCGCGCAAGGTGGCCTACGACCGGGTGATCTCCACCGTCGATCCCGCGACGCGCCACGCGCACAAGACCGTGGCCCAGCGCCGGAACGGGTTCAAGGCCCATGTCGTGGTCGAGCCGACGACGGGGCTGTTCACCGCCACGAAGCTGACCAAGGCCGCCGGGCCGCAGTCCGCCGACGGGAGCGTCGGGACGGACCTGCTGGCCGCGGACACCACCCTGTCTCCCGAGTCCGCCGAGCCCGCCGAGGACGCAGCACAGGCCGAGGATGCCCCGCAGGCCATGGCAGGGCCGCAGGCACCGGCCCGGCAGATCCCCGTCGAGGTCCTCGCCGACTCCGCCTACGGCACCGGCGAGGCGCTGGCCGCCCTGGAGGCGGCTGGGCACACCGCGATCATCAAGCCCTGGCCCCTGCGCCCGGCCGTCCCGGGCGGGTTCACCCTCGAGGACTTCACCGTCGATGAGGCCGCCGGCACCGTGACCTGCCCGAACGGGCTGACCCGCACGATCAGTCCCAAGCGGAAGGTCACCTTCGGGGCCGGCTGCCGCGGCTGCCCGCTGCGGGATCGCTGCACGACCTCGGCCCGTGGCCGCAAGCTCGACCTGCACCCCCACGACGGGCTCCAGCGCGCCCACCGCGCCCGAGCCCAGCAGCCCGGGTTCCAGGACACCTACCGCACTCTGCGGCCGATGGTCGAACGCTCCATCGCCTGGCTCACACGCGGCAACCGCAAGGTCCGCTACCGCGGGATCGCCAAGAACGACCACTGGCTCCACCATCGCGCCGCCGCCATCAACCTCAAGCGCCTACTCACCCTCGGTCTGCAGCGCACCGGCGGGACCTGGGTGATGGCTACCGCGTGA
- a CDS encoding DUF421 domain-containing protein, with translation MDAVLRALAVYLVLLVIFRLTGKRSLSQVTTFDFIILLIVGEATQQALLGEDFSLTHAALVIATLFLFDRGSDYLAWRFPAFQRATESVPVILVEDGRMLDAVMRKEHISTDDVLAAARETQGLERLDQIKWAVLETSGGISVVPKANAAPET, from the coding sequence ATGGACGCCGTGCTCCGCGCGCTGGCCGTGTACCTGGTGCTGCTGGTGATCTTCCGTCTCACCGGGAAGCGCTCGCTGTCCCAGGTGACGACGTTCGACTTCATCATCCTCCTCATCGTCGGCGAGGCCACGCAGCAGGCGCTCCTCGGCGAGGACTTCTCCCTCACCCACGCCGCCCTCGTCATCGCCACGCTCTTCCTCTTCGACCGTGGCTCGGACTACCTCGCGTGGCGGTTCCCGGCGTTCCAGCGGGCCACCGAGTCCGTCCCGGTGATCCTCGTCGAGGACGGCAGGATGCTGGACGCCGTCATGCGCAAGGAGCACATCTCCACCGACGACGTCCTCGCCGCCGCCCGCGAGACGCAGGGGCTCGAGCGGCTGGACCAGATCAAGTGGGCGGTGCTGGAGACCTCGGGCGGGATCTCCGTGGTGCCGAAGGCGAACGCCGCGCCGGAGACCTAG
- a CDS encoding IS630 family transposase encodes MSRSGRPKAELVLSEHEREQLTRWSRRAKSSQALALRSRIVLACAEGLDNKTVAARLGCAAATVGKWRTRFVEHRLDGLSDDPRPGRPASISVEQVEDVVVATLESTPKNATHWSRAKMAERTGLSRSTIGRIWKAFELKPHREDGFKLSNDPLFVEKVYDVIGLYLQPPESAVVLCVDEKSQVQALARSQPAFPMMPGMPERRTHDYVRHGTTSLFAAFNTADGTVISSLHRKHRAVEFKKFLTKIDTEVPDHLDVHLICDNYGTHKHPTVNRWLAAHPRFHMHFTPTYSSWLNQVERFFAYVTADLLQRSDHRSVQALEADIRNWVKAWNEDPKPFIWTKTAEQILDSLKRLLQRTTGAGH; translated from the coding sequence ATGTCGCGATCTGGGCGCCCCAAGGCCGAGCTGGTCCTGTCCGAGCACGAGCGCGAGCAGCTCACGCGCTGGTCGCGAAGGGCGAAGTCGTCCCAGGCGCTTGCGTTGCGGTCGCGCATCGTGCTGGCGTGTGCGGAGGGGCTGGACAACAAGACGGTGGCGGCGCGCCTGGGGTGCGCCGCGGCGACGGTGGGCAAGTGGCGTACCCGGTTCGTCGAGCACCGTCTGGACGGACTGAGCGACGACCCGCGCCCGGGGCGGCCGGCCTCGATCAGTGTCGAGCAGGTCGAGGACGTCGTGGTCGCGACCCTGGAGTCGACACCGAAGAACGCCACGCACTGGTCGCGGGCGAAGATGGCCGAGCGCACCGGGTTGAGCAGGTCGACCATCGGGCGGATCTGGAAGGCGTTCGAGCTCAAGCCGCATCGCGAGGACGGGTTCAAGCTCTCCAACGACCCGCTCTTCGTGGAGAAGGTCTACGACGTCATCGGGCTCTACCTCCAACCGCCGGAGTCCGCGGTGGTGCTGTGCGTGGACGAGAAGTCCCAGGTCCAGGCCCTGGCCAGGTCCCAGCCGGCGTTCCCGATGATGCCCGGCATGCCCGAGAGACGCACCCACGACTACGTCCGGCACGGCACCACCAGCCTGTTCGCGGCGTTCAACACCGCCGACGGCACCGTGATCTCCTCACTGCACCGCAAGCACCGCGCCGTGGAGTTCAAGAAGTTCCTGACCAAGATCGATACCGAGGTCCCCGACCACCTCGACGTCCACCTGATCTGCGACAACTACGGCACCCACAAGCACCCCACGGTCAACCGCTGGCTCGCGGCACACCCGCGCTTCCACATGCACTTCACCCCGACGTACTCGTCCTGGCTGAACCAGGTCGAGCGGTTCTTCGCCTACGTCACCGCCGACCTGCTCCAACGATCCGACCACCGCAGCGTCCAGGCCCTCGAGGCCGACATCCGCAACTGGGTCAAAGCCTGGAACGAGGACCCCAAGCCCTTCATCTGGACCAAGACCGCCGAGCAGATCCTCGACTCACTCAAACGACTTCTTCAACGAACTACCGGCGCAGGACACTAG
- a CDS encoding DUF2530 domain-containing protein: MPDPHFFDRRPDPPTAKVNAITLTVTGTVVWILATAVVGFLNLRGSVPDEWLWICFAGLGMGVVGVAWGYVHEYRARRRSARG; this comes from the coding sequence ATGCCGGACCCGCACTTCTTCGACCGTCGCCCGGACCCGCCGACGGCGAAGGTCAACGCCATCACGCTGACCGTGACCGGCACGGTGGTGTGGATCCTGGCGACGGCGGTCGTGGGCTTCCTCAACCTCCGCGGCTCGGTCCCGGACGAGTGGCTGTGGATCTGCTTCGCGGGTTTGGGCATGGGGGTCGTCGGAGTGGCGTGGGGGTACGTGCACGAGTACCGCGCACGGCGACGCTCCGCCAGGGGCTGA
- a CDS encoding N-acetylmannosamine-6-phosphate 2-epimerase, translating into MNRRGGDGTATGRARGDQDVVEATRGRLIVSCQAYPGETMRDPRTMAQVAAAAVAGGAAAIRAQGAEDIRQVVAAVDVPVIGLIKDGADGVFITPTLEHAIAVAAAGAHVVAVDGTRRPRPDGLTLAKTISGLRERTGGPGGRPGGPGLSAGVLVMADCGSLDDALAAADAGADLVGTTLAGYTGERPRTDGPDLELLEQVVASVGVAVIAEGRIHTPTQAAAALAAGAHAVCVGTAITHPTTITSWFVDALSGEA; encoded by the coding sequence ATGAACCGACGCGGTGGTGACGGCACAGCCACCGGACGAGCTCGCGGTGATCAAGACGTCGTCGAGGCGACGCGCGGACGGCTGATCGTCTCCTGCCAGGCCTACCCCGGGGAGACGATGCGCGACCCGCGCACGATGGCCCAGGTGGCTGCCGCCGCGGTGGCGGGCGGCGCCGCAGCCATCCGCGCACAGGGCGCGGAGGACATCCGCCAGGTGGTCGCCGCCGTCGACGTCCCGGTGATCGGGCTCATCAAGGACGGCGCCGACGGCGTCTTCATCACCCCCACGCTGGAGCACGCGATCGCCGTCGCCGCTGCGGGCGCGCACGTCGTCGCCGTCGACGGCACCCGCCGTCCGCGACCGGATGGGCTCACCCTGGCGAAGACGATCTCGGGGCTGCGCGAGCGGACCGGTGGGCCGGGCGGGCGCCCCGGCGGCCCGGGCTTGTCCGCGGGTGTCCTCGTCATGGCCGACTGCGGCTCGCTCGACGACGCCCTCGCCGCCGCGGACGCGGGTGCGGACCTCGTGGGCACCACGCTGGCGGGGTACACCGGCGAGCGACCGAGGACCGACGGCCCCGACCTGGAGCTGCTCGAGCAGGTGGTCGCATCTGTCGGCGTCGCCGTGATCGCCGAGGGGCGCATCCACACACCCACCCAGGCCGCCGCCGCGCTCGCGGCCGGCGCTCACGCCGTCTGCGTCGGAACGGCGATCACCCACCCGACGACCATCACGTCGTGGTTCGTCGACGCGCTGTCGGGCGAGGCCTGA